Within Spinacia oleracea cultivar Varoflay chromosome 4, BTI_SOV_V1, whole genome shotgun sequence, the genomic segment CACATCAAAGAACCATCAGTCCAATAAACTAGGATCAATAAAACCAAGCAAATGCAGAACTAAATTAGGTCCAATTTCGGCATAAACTCATCAATAATATGCACTACATTGGGAGTAATTTATCAACTACTAAATAAAATTTAGAAAAaccaattaaaaaataaaatccaaacaaaaccgattaaaaaaaattgttgaagAAGATTAACTTACCCCATTCAAACAAGAATAAATTCACAAAACCCAAGATTTTGCTAGATTATTCTGGAATATTTCGACAACATTGATTGATTCCAGGAAGTCTCAGATCACAAGCCCTGAAAAATTCACAAAACCCCCATTTCAGAAAACCAATCAAaacttgaaaaaaataaaaataaattgaagaaAGAGGGATCAAGGAGATAGGAATTTACCTGGGGTAAATGAGGACAATGAGATCAGTGAAACACTGCTTCCTGGAATCGAACTGTTCTTGATTTCCCCTTTCTTTGCTCCTCTGCTCTTCTCCTTCTTCTGTAGCAGATTGTTCTGGGtgaaaggaagagagagaaaaagaaagaaagaaagagtaaCCCAGAAAAAGGAGAAACTAATATTGGGACGAAGAGAAGGTGTGATCACGGGCCCGCCTTCTATGACTGGGGCCCGAAATTAGGTGCCCGACCGGGCCGACACTTTTCTTAGTCGCGTGATTTCACGATTAAGATTTAAGAGTAGCAAAAAAGTTTTAGGCGGTGTAGTGCATATTAATCTGAAGAACAAGTAAgtgataataataaattaatcttATCTCTTATCTAAAATACTTGCTAATAATTTTGTCACAAATGTAATATCGGGAATTGAAATGTACATAGTCTGTTGGTTAAAAATTAGTATTTCACAATATTAGTCACGCAATAGTTTTAATCTTATGcggataaataaataattaatcatttcggataaaatcggagaAAGTGACCTATCAAGTTTAGCTTTGTATTAGCATCCTAGGAGTATTATGTCATGGCATTAGAGTACATTATTACATTAAGAGTGATATACTCACACAATCTTCTCAAGTTTTTAATGAAGAAACTTATCATATAAATTTTCTTTTTAGGGTAGACAATTTGAATGATGgctttatatatattttggatATGTTTGTTGGTTCGGTTAATTCAATCATATCCCGTATTTGCTAAAATTTTTGCAGTTAATGCTAAAAATAgagcttaattttatttttagattttcCTGTATCGAATTAAAATCGATAAGATAATCACTTTAGATGACTCACATTAGACCTAAAAGTCATTTATCATAAAAGGGCTAATTAAATAGATTTCTATTCAACTTTCAAAAAAGGTCCAACTTAAGTCGAccctaaaaccctaaaattgTCAATTATCAACTTAAGTTCAACTTTCGTCATCTCCCATAACTCAATCTATTGATTTCAACTAAAAATATCAAATCCCAATTAATGTATGACTTACGCTCCGTTTATTAGcatttttttttccagtttgttgctttttaataaaacaaaaatacTAGAATATAAAAACCATAAAAGGTAGTTTCAGTTTTCAGCCGTCGCTCTACAAATCAACATGACtattataaaaataacaaaatttgagTTCATATTTTatcaattaaataaaatactaaaaaataataacaataataccAAATAAGCCTTTGGTTTCATGCCTTTAGTTTTTTTTGGTTACTCAAGATTcccttttcaaaataattggtGCTTCATTTCtggaaaactaaaaaaaaagtttttttatattttttttttttacataggaTTAATTTGCATAAAAAGAAACGTACAAACTACAAACTAAAGTACTTGGTTCTTATAGACCATTACACACATTACAAAACAAACAACAATTATACGTCTAAGAGGCGAATAAGTAGTTGGTTCTTTCCTTGCCGGCCCTTGATTGTTGTTATTGCCTTGTTTACACCACCAACGAGGCGTATTCGTTCCAAGGCCTCTTGTGATTGAGATTCCTTTATAGAAGATGGCGGTGACACCGGATTGCTTACCACTAAGATGCTTTTTTAAAACCCTGCACATATTCGGAGACGAGAAAAGACATGGAAGAGAAACAAAGCTACGGTCTTGGCGGGTAGACATTGTGAATTGCGCACAAGCGTCTACAGTCATTGAACATGACTTGATTAGCATGCTATGAACCCCCAAAAAATGGGGAGCAGCGTTCAAATATATGATTTTGAAAGCGCCAAGAATAACTCTTAGCACTAACCTAAAAGGAAGATTAACAAAAGTTAACCTGACCAAATTAAACCCAAGACCAAAGGACAAAGACCCTTCCTAATACCCACTTATTCTTCCCTCATCAGCCCAAAACCACCAATTCCGTAACCACAGGAGACGAAGCCCTCCAAACAACAAACACTACCCCCGACAGTTGAACTGACAACCTCGGAGGAGGAAAAGACTTCATCAAGCATGATCTTAGTAAACGTGTAAACAAAATCCAAGTTTTGATCACCTTTTAACCACCTTTCAACTACACTACCCAGGATGAAACGTTCATTCAACAGAGTAATAACTAGGAACCACATTTGACAACCACAATCAACAATCTTAACAAGAAACCTACCAACAAATTCGAAAAGAAACCGAGAAAAAACTACCCACATTAGCCCGTGAGCACAAACCCAAATCACAAAACCCAACCAAAATGCAACTCCAATGCcaataaaaaagagacaaaacTCCATCACACAACAATTGGCCTAATAATCAATCCCAAAATtgaaaccctcgactaaaatcTTTACCTTTACCGCCAGGATCGGGGTGGTACGACACTACAAGACGGCGGCGGCGTTTTGAAGAGATTTGGGATTAAATAGCCAAAACACTTACCCGATCACAACCCAATGAAAAACGTTTCCTATCCCACCAAACCCTAACCCCTAAACTTTTTACCTTTACCACACTTTTATCGTGGCGGCGCTTGGGGAAGAGGTGAAATAGGCGTATGGAATTGAAGATCTGGTGAAGAGTCTCCCGAATTGGCCTCAGCGGAATGAGCTTGGCTGATCCGAACGCACTACAAACGACTAAAACAGCCGGCAAGAGAAGCAAGCTAAGAGGATTTGATAGTTCCGATGAAGGGAACTTATTTACCTCTTCTTCGTCGCCGAAAAAGCACCAACAAACGCTGCAACTATAACCTCGTCGGAGGTGAGGCGGCAGACACCTAATTACTACTACGGCTGCGGCACGCAAACTCGTCGGTGGCCGTTCAGGCTGTGACCACCAGCGAGCAAGCGGTCGCCGCTAGGTTTTGGGGGTGCTGTTTTGGGGGGTTTGCGTAGAGgaaagctagagagagaaaggttTTTAGTTACGCATCAATTTACCAATAgttttctaccacgaatttctaattatttttcgacaacttttgtgtaataccgtcttacaggaaagaccactttgattgcttaactaatttatatcattgcttaactaattagttccgatgcttaactaattaattttattgtttaactaattagtaccggtgtttaactaattagttctggtacttaactaattgattttattgtttaacttatatgacatcaAGCCGGTCTTTTGTATAAGACCTTCTTATATAAAATTTGTATACTCCTTATTTTTAGATCctcatttttttaatatataaatgCCATgctttttataaatttatatattaATGCTAAGGTGTAGACCAAAAATTTATTAGGAAAAAATCCATCCAAATCCAATAATTGGTGATTCTAGTACATCATTGGTGATGCTATTATTAAATGGTGCAATTATTTGTTTCAATCTAGGAAGTATATCACTCGTGATTCTAGTATCAAACTATGCAatggtttgttttaatcaaCCAAATTCGTTGGATACAATCTTAATCTTTGGAAATCGAATCTCATTTGAATCATATAGGTATGTGGTAAAGAAGCTATATTCAAATTGTATTCTTCAACCTCCTTTTACAACATTGCATGCAGAAAATCACAGACACCTGTAAATCTACTGCCAAATTTCAATCTCTAGAAAATACACTTTTTTTTATGAGAAATTAAACGGATAAACTAAAACGATGCAATTCACAGTTCAACTGTACAAATTTCATCTTGAACTGTTTACTTTTGCTGTATATGTACCTCACAAACACTTCCcagaaaaaaaaagataaaaggaaaaaaaaaagggttaattaaactaaaattaggattaaaattaataagaacaTTTAACTTGATGAACTCGATCCCTCAAAATCCCTTGGTACAAAGCAGCTCGATTCGCTGGCATTCGACGAATTTCTGGGATTTTTTTATCATCAATaatctcaactttcttctccTTTTTCCCACTAATAATTCTTGTTAATTCACTCTTATGATCCTTAACATTATCAGCAAATTTCACCCTTTTATTCTtccttttcttatttttatcaTCTGAGAAAAAAAACAGAGCAAATTtaaatcagaaaaaaaaaacaaaattttttgaaaaacagGGGATAAACAGAGGAAATTAAAATACCACTTACCAGATGATAAACAAGAGCGTAAACAAGAATTAGGAAGATGGGTTTGTTGTTTAGAATCTGAATTTTGATGGTTTATTGGTAAATTCCTCATACAGGTAAGAGATAGGAAGATTACGGCGCCGGAAACCGCCATCGCGGTGGTCAAGATGACACTTTGTGAGCTCATAACAGAGGATGTCATGGTGGTTTTTCAATACACAAAAGAAAAAacagagagaggagagagaaagagaggtgtTAGTTGGAAGAAAgaagagggaggagagagaaagtgagagttGCGCAAGAGGGAAAGATTTTAGTAAAAGGGGATGAGGTTTTATAGTTGGATGGGGGTGTGTTATTTGATTACACTACCTACTTAATTAGTGGTCTAGGTCAATTCTAAACTTGTAGTGAATGTCCAATTAAAACTacccttatttttatttttttatttttttatttttttaaccaTACCGTCGATagtgagtttaatttaaaattagatTTCGTCTATATCATACAGTAACGAAGAAAATCGAAATACAGAATAGAAGATACCGAGTATTGTAAAAGAAGTTTGATATAGAAAGTAAGAATAGATTTTACGTTTTATCCAAAACGATAATAACAACAAATGGAATAGTAAAATAGGAGTTAAAGCGACATATGAATTTTACAAAACTACTCGTATTACTAATCTATATTGTAGGCTTGTAGATAAAGCTAGAGCTAAAGAGTTGTTTTCCCTCTCTCGTTAAACACTTGTTGAAAGTCCCGTTTGCTACcgagtatgtttttttttttttaatcaatgaCACATTTATTACATTTATTGTTAAACACATTTTATAGCCTTTGTCGTGCTTAAAGAAGAGCCAACCAATGGAATAACCAACTATGTTATTCATTCATCATGTCTAGGGGTGCAAATGAGACGAGCCGGTCAATAAGCTACTCGGGCTCGGACTCGTTTAAAGCTCGTTTATGTTCGttcatttattaaacgagccgaccttgaacaacttttgaagctcgcttaataaacgagcttgaacatgaacataggtatgctcgttcattttagttcatgaacaacttgttcatttatgttcatgaacaactcgttcatttatgttcgtgaacaagttcgtctagttatgttatgtatcatattttaccatatatacgtttttcaaatataaataaaaatcatgttttttacttttgaaatctataatagaatacaaatattttgaaataaaattttaattgctaaatttgtgctctttgactctttctaaattattagtttgtttatcaaATGAAGTAATATACTTTAATCTTTTTTATTAGATATGATtataatttgttagattttcaAGTGGTTATACTCTAAAGCTCGTTTAAGAAAGCTCGTTCATGAAAAAAGCTCGTTTATAAACTCGACTCGATTAATAAATGAGTCGTTCgcaaacacaaaatcttttaAAAGAACCGAGCTTGAACATATTTTTGAGCTCGGTTAAAAGCTCGGACTCGGACTCGAGCTCACATAAGTTAAATGAACAGCTATGTCCAAACTTTTGTTACCAACATCATAGAAGGCGACAACATTTTTCTTCCTTCTAGGAATAATTGAATAGGCCACAATAATTAACGGTACATTCATATAGAACATATCAAAGATAAGTATCAATAAATAAAACGGTTTCtcgctaattttttttattattattatattcacTCTTTAATTTATATATGTGATTCTAGTCAACCTAGCTTATGCATGGGTGCATGACCAATAAACTTTATGCAAAtctatgcaaaaaaaaaaaaacctaaactaGAATCTTCATAGAATATTAGAGTATATTCGTtagttataataattataaaactAAACGCATAATATAAGTTACAATAAACAAAACAAGGGGAAGATAATATAAAGTATAATTACATTGTAGTCGTCATCGAGTTAGGTAGTCATATGCTGATCGATTAGTGAGAATGTTACAGATGACAAATGTCTATTGAGGGGTCAAAAGTGGTGGGAGTGACAAATCTACATAATGGTCAATAGTTCAATACTCAATAGTGTTTGATTGACTCCACTTTAACTTgaagttttttttctttacaaaatttttaattatcggaaatggattttttttttaatatgttgCTATGATGAGATTTTATTTATTACACCGAATATTTGCTAAACAAAGAGCAAAGTTGgtgaaaacaaaataaaaagcgAGTTAATCCAAATATTTAGTTAGACCGTCTgagaaaaaaaacataatcGTTTTTATTATCATTCATTAAATTAATTGGTTGTCTTGTGCGGTGTGATTAGAGCTGGTGAATACGATGTGTTCGTGTTTGCATGTATTGTTAACATGATTAACAAACTAACTAACATGGAGGATAGTTGCATAATGTGAGTAATATAATTGATAAAAAATTATCGTGTTCAATTCAAGTTGATTTATATTATATCGACTTAGACAACCGCTCTCCCatcctctctccctctctcatattatattctagggtttatttttttGGCCGTCGtaggaaattgaattatttCCGACCATTTTCCTTCATTTAATTCAGTTATTGTCTCCTAAattcaataaatttaatttgtaCCATATGGGCGGAGTTCGTCCTTGTTCGTTAGTCTTAATTAGTATGTTTGGTTTGTCGTTCAGTGGATTTATGTAGAATTGGTTCTTTGCTAAAGTTTTATGCGGGTTCGCAACAGATATCAATTTTTCGAGTACGTACATTCAGATGAATCAAGTGGAAATCATCCTCGCGGCTACAACAAATCATTAGACCCTCTCTCTGAAAAGGTTGTATGTTCCAGCGTTATATACTTGAGACATTCTACAGTGCAAGATTCATTCAACGACCGTAGTTTTGATAAAGGAAacctttatttgattcaatttgtcatgtatttgttagatctatatttctcttgtagatgtcgtaactattcattaatgaattaatttttctttcaacaaaaaaaaattatatcaacttaatgttttcactctttttttttttcaagtttTATCAAATTTTAATCGTGTCATGTCAGGGACTATCAGCTTCACCGGTAATAGATAtataaactagtgtgtggcccgggcgatgccccgaacGCTATactgaatagttaaaattttagatttttttgagCTCAATATTTGTCGAAATGCATATATACCTGAAAGTGAAAAACATCAATTAAGTTTGTCAACTACACAAATACACTACGTAATTTATCAtgccaagtaatttttcaattagatcatcttacaatggtataatttgttttctagtgg encodes:
- the LOC110784238 gene encoding uncharacterized protein; translation: MTSSVMSSQSVILTTAMAVSGAVIFLSLTCMRNLPINHQNSDSKQQTHLPNSCLRSCLSSDDKNKKRKNKRVKFADNVKDHKSELTRIISGKKEKKVEIIDDKKIPEIRRMPANRAALYQGILRDRVHQVKCSY